The Pyruvatibacter sp. HU-CL02332 genome includes a window with the following:
- a CDS encoding uracil-DNA glycosylase yields the protein MSRASSKNIPDITPVAEPPYDCPHCPRLVAFHEENRAKHPDWHNGPVESFGDPEARLLIVGLAPGLQGANKTARPFTGDYAGDLLYATLTKFGFTQGRYDARPDDGLTLHDAMITNAVRCVPPQNKPTTAEIHTCRAFLVGRIKALPKITHMLALGRIAHESVLRMGGYRLADHPFGHASRHELDGLVMYDSYHCSRYNTNTGRLTEEMFEDVFAQITDDLKRQPEKA from the coding sequence ATGAGTCGCGCATCAAGCAAAAACATTCCGGACATCACGCCCGTCGCCGAACCGCCCTACGACTGCCCGCATTGTCCGCGGCTCGTGGCGTTTCATGAAGAAAATCGAGCAAAACACCCCGACTGGCACAACGGCCCCGTCGAATCCTTCGGCGACCCAGAGGCCCGCCTCCTGATTGTTGGGCTTGCCCCGGGGCTACAGGGTGCCAACAAGACGGCCCGCCCCTTCACCGGCGACTATGCCGGAGACCTGCTTTACGCGACGCTGACAAAATTTGGCTTCACACAAGGCAGATATGACGCCCGCCCGGACGATGGACTGACGCTCCACGATGCCATGATCACCAATGCCGTGAGATGTGTGCCGCCGCAGAACAAGCCGACAACAGCTGAAATCCATACCTGCCGAGCATTCCTGGTCGGGCGTATTAAGGCGCTGCCAAAGATCACCCACATGCTGGCTCTGGGCCGTATCGCCCATGAAAGTGTTTTGCGTATGGGCGGCTACCGGTTGGCCGATCATCCGTTTGGACACGCCAGCCGACATGAGCTGGACGGCCTTGTGATGTACGACAGCTATCATTGCTCTCGCTACAACACGAACACCGGCCGCCTTACCGAAGAGATGTTTGAAGACGTATTTGCTCAGATCACGGATGATCTGAAACGCCAGCCTGAAAAGGCCTAA
- a CDS encoding NYN domain-containing protein, whose translation MQLKPTDRTALFIDGANLYSATKALDFEIDYKRLLEEFTGRVNLIRAFYYTALNEDAEYSPLRPLIDWLDYNGYTMVTKPTKEFTDSQGRRRIKGNMDIEIAVDAMEMAEHIEHMILFSGDGDFRSLVEAVQRKGVRVTVISTIKSQPPMIADELRRQADTFIELQTLQNLIGRGNGNVRPLQDDAAEDDDDYYDYEDEAEAG comes from the coding sequence GTGCAGTTAAAACCAACGGACCGCACCGCCTTGTTCATAGATGGTGCCAACCTTTATTCCGCCACCAAGGCGCTTGATTTCGAAATCGACTACAAGCGCTTGCTAGAGGAATTTACAGGGCGGGTGAATCTTATCCGGGCCTTCTACTACACGGCCCTGAACGAAGATGCTGAATATTCGCCGTTGCGACCGTTGATCGATTGGCTCGATTACAACGGCTACACCATGGTGACCAAGCCCACCAAAGAGTTTACCGACAGCCAGGGCCGCCGGCGCATCAAGGGCAATATGGACATCGAGATTGCCGTCGATGCCATGGAGATGGCCGAGCATATCGAGCACATGATCCTGTTTTCAGGCGATGGCGACTTCCGCTCCCTTGTTGAAGCCGTTCAGCGAAAAGGCGTCCGTGTCACGGTCATTTCCACCATCAAGTCACAACCACCAATGATCGCTGATGAATTGCGGCGTCAGGCAGACACGTTCATTGAACTGCAGACGCTTCAAAATCTCATCGGGCGCGGCAACGGCAATGTCCGTCCTCTGCAGGACGATGCAGCTGAGGACGATGACGACTACTACGACTATGAGGACGAAGCAGAAGCCGGTTAG
- the folK gene encoding 2-amino-4-hydroxy-6-hydroxymethyldihydropteridine diphosphokinase, which produces MINEAAFVAFGANLPGPAGSPLDTFRAAAALLARRGVHFTEASSVYASDPWGGIRQPVFLNGVWEIRTVLSPHQLMVTLLDVERQLGRRRRVRWGPRVIDLDLLAFGARSGSWQSGPAGRGAMVDLELPHPRMGDRAFVLLPLAEIAPMFKPWGDEHCTVSQMAEKLPIRERFTIRRQG; this is translated from the coding sequence GTGATTAATGAAGCTGCATTTGTGGCCTTTGGCGCAAACCTGCCAGGACCAGCCGGTTCTCCCCTGGATACCTTTCGTGCAGCAGCCGCTCTGCTGGCTCGCCGCGGTGTTCATTTCACCGAAGCTTCGTCGGTTTACGCGAGTGATCCCTGGGGTGGAATACGTCAGCCGGTTTTTCTCAATGGCGTGTGGGAAATTCGGACGGTGCTTTCGCCTCACCAGCTGATGGTCACTTTGTTGGACGTTGAGCGTCAGCTGGGCCGTCGCCGGCGGGTCCGCTGGGGGCCAAGGGTGATTGATCTGGATTTACTGGCCTTTGGCGCACGGTCAGGCAGCTGGCAGTCAGGGCCGGCCGGCCGGGGCGCAATGGTTGATCTGGAGCTGCCGCATCCCCGCATGGGGGATCGGGCGTTTGTGCTGCTGCCATTGGCCGAGATCGCACCGATGTTCAAGCCCTGGGGTGATGAGCACTGCACTGTGTCCCAGATGGCAGAAAAACTGCCAATCCGGGAGCGTTTCACGATCCGGCGGCAGGGGTGA
- the rpoZ gene encoding DNA-directed RNA polymerase subunit omega produces MARVTVEDCIDKVPNRFELVLLSSRRARSMSSGAALTIDRDNDKNPVVALREIAEETVDCADLREDVIAGLQRHAMTEASEDLPEDDDAVPLQLGMESRADDMPAGDNFGSREMSDEDMLRALHDAGEKTAERPAGTDEEYPDL; encoded by the coding sequence ATGGCTCGCGTTACCGTTGAAGACTGCATCGACAAGGTTCCAAACCGGTTTGAACTGGTTCTCCTGTCATCGCGCCGGGCACGTTCCATGTCCTCTGGTGCGGCTCTGACGATTGACCGCGACAACGACAAGAACCCGGTTGTTGCTCTTCGCGAGATTGCAGAAGAAACCGTTGATTGCGCTGATCTGCGTGAAGACGTGATTGCTGGTCTGCAGCGCCACGCCATGACGGAAGCCAGCGAAGACCTCCCCGAAGATGATGATGCTGTGCCCCTTCAGCTGGGTATGGAATCTCGCGCCGACGACATGCCGGCGGGTGACAACTTCGGTAGCCGCGAAATGAGCGACGAAGACATGCTGCGTGCCCTGCATGATGCAGGTGAGAAAACAGCAGAACGCCCGGCAGGCACTGATGAGGAATACCCGGACCTCTAG
- a CDS encoding bifunctional (p)ppGpp synthetase/guanosine-3',5'-bis(diphosphate) 3'-pyrophosphohydrolase yields MRNTRTSRPKKPPAKSRAIDAGSVETNGAVGVNPVVADIDKPVLPATPDRKYRPMIRQYELVERVKAYYPSVDEGLLNRAYVYAMKMHGSQTRASGDPYFSHPLEVAGLLTDLKLDPATIVTALLHDTIEDTDATHAEIADLFGEEIAQLVDGVTKLTRLELTSEETKQAENFRKLILAISKDVRVLLVKLADRLHNMRTLEHIKKSTTRHRIAQETMDIYAPLAGRMGMQSFRDELEDLSFAVLQPEARQAVKARLDQRQESSRELVKRIADEIKKRLAEVGIEAWVSGRTKKAHSIWKKMERKSISLEQLSDIYGFRVVVDSVDDCYRALGILHSTWPVVPGRFKDYISTPKGNNYRSIHTTVVGPERERVEMQIRTLEMHEVDEYGVAAHWFYKDYVENGPKKNIAASDELVAPFRWLRQVVELLEHGATPEEFLEHTKLEMFQDQVFCFTPKGRLIALPRGATPIDFAYAVHTDIGDRCVGAQVNGRHVPLRSALRNGDEVEIIATEQQVPPPGWEDIVKTGKARASIRAHRRRAERGEHIRLGRGIVEAALRAEGLPRDEAALEVALHDMQTVSLDNLFEQVGRSTLSVDSVVQIMTKHFTPETVSRRPKIKGAKVAAAAGKARQEGSVPRRRPDAVPITGAGPGTGVTLSDVSMPIPGDRVVGIVQQGRGVEVFRIDSPSLAEFDDEPDRWIDLAWDIDPEEHRLFPARVILTLANTPGALGEVATITGKYGANIENLITTDRKSDFYEMVVDIGVEGAKHLERLLTGLRALKCVSAATRVYG; encoded by the coding sequence ATGAGGAATACCCGGACCTCTAGGCCCAAAAAACCACCGGCCAAAAGCCGCGCCATCGACGCTGGGTCTGTTGAGACCAACGGCGCTGTTGGTGTGAATCCGGTTGTCGCTGACATCGACAAACCTGTTCTGCCTGCTACCCCAGATCGCAAGTACCGCCCCATGATCCGCCAGTATGAGTTGGTAGAGCGGGTGAAAGCCTATTATCCATCCGTGGACGAAGGGCTGCTCAATCGCGCCTACGTCTATGCGATGAAGATGCATGGGTCGCAGACCCGCGCCTCCGGCGATCCCTATTTCTCTCATCCTCTGGAAGTCGCAGGGCTTCTTACAGATCTCAAGCTTGATCCAGCGACCATCGTGACCGCGCTGTTGCATGACACGATTGAAGACACGGATGCGACGCATGCGGAGATTGCTGATCTCTTCGGTGAGGAGATTGCCCAGCTTGTTGACGGTGTGACCAAGCTCACCCGGCTTGAGTTGACCAGCGAAGAAACAAAGCAGGCTGAAAACTTCCGAAAACTCATTCTGGCGATCTCGAAAGATGTGCGCGTCCTGCTGGTGAAGCTTGCAGACCGTCTGCACAATATGCGGACGCTAGAGCACATCAAGAAGTCCACCACGCGGCACCGGATCGCTCAGGAAACGATGGATATCTATGCGCCGCTTGCGGGCCGGATGGGGATGCAGAGCTTCCGCGATGAACTGGAAGACCTGTCCTTTGCCGTTCTGCAGCCCGAAGCCCGTCAGGCTGTAAAGGCGCGACTTGATCAGCGGCAGGAAAGCAGCCGCGAGCTTGTTAAACGCATCGCGGACGAAATCAAGAAACGGCTGGCGGAAGTCGGCATCGAGGCCTGGGTGTCGGGCCGCACCAAGAAGGCGCATTCCATCTGGAAGAAGATGGAGCGCAAATCCATTTCGCTTGAACAACTGTCTGACATCTATGGCTTCCGGGTCGTGGTGGATTCCGTAGATGACTGCTATCGCGCGCTGGGCATTTTACATTCCACATGGCCGGTCGTGCCTGGGCGCTTCAAGGATTACATCTCAACGCCCAAAGGCAACAACTACCGCTCCATCCACACCACCGTGGTGGGACCTGAACGTGAGCGTGTGGAGATGCAGATCCGCACGCTTGAAATGCATGAGGTGGATGAATACGGCGTGGCGGCGCACTGGTTCTACAAGGACTATGTCGAGAACGGGCCGAAGAAGAACATTGCCGCTTCTGACGAACTCGTTGCGCCGTTCCGCTGGCTGCGACAGGTGGTTGAGCTGCTGGAACACGGCGCGACACCAGAAGAATTCCTCGAGCATACAAAGCTTGAGATGTTTCAGGATCAGGTCTTCTGCTTCACACCTAAAGGCCGGCTGATCGCGCTGCCGCGCGGTGCCACTCCCATTGATTTTGCCTATGCGGTGCATACGGACATTGGCGATAGATGCGTCGGGGCGCAGGTCAATGGACGCCATGTGCCCTTGCGCTCGGCGCTGCGCAATGGTGATGAAGTTGAGATCATCGCCACCGAACAGCAGGTGCCACCGCCGGGCTGGGAAGACATCGTCAAGACGGGTAAAGCCCGCGCTTCCATTCGTGCGCATCGGCGGCGCGCAGAGCGTGGGGAGCATATCCGGCTGGGACGCGGCATCGTTGAAGCTGCATTGCGGGCGGAAGGTCTGCCGCGCGATGAGGCTGCTCTGGAAGTTGCCCTGCATGACATGCAGACAGTCTCGCTCGACAATCTGTTTGAACAGGTCGGACGATCCACCTTGAGTGTGGACAGTGTCGTGCAGATCATGACCAAGCACTTCACGCCGGAAACGGTGTCGCGACGACCAAAGATCAAAGGTGCAAAGGTTGCGGCAGCAGCCGGCAAGGCCCGTCAGGAAGGCAGCGTGCCGCGTCGCCGTCCGGATGCTGTGCCGATCACGGGAGCGGGACCGGGCACCGGTGTTACCCTGTCCGATGTTTCCATGCCGATCCCGGGAGACCGGGTTGTGGGCATTGTCCAGCAAGGCCGGGGGGTTGAAGTCTTCAGGATCGACAGTCCATCACTTGCTGAATTTGATGATGAACCGGACCGGTGGATTGACCTTGCCTGGGATATTGATCCGGAAGAACACAGGCTGTTTCCAGCCCGGGTCATTCTGACCTTGGCCAACACGCCGGGTGCACTTGGTGAAGTCGCGACCATTACCGGCAAATACGGCGCGAACATTGAAAACCTGATCACCACGGACCGCAAATCCGACTTCTACGAAATGGTGGTGGATATTGGTGTTGAGGGTGCAAAGCATCTCGAACGCCTGCTGACCGGTCTGCGGGCGCTTAAATGCGTGTCTGCCGCAACCCGGGTCTACGGATAG
- the pyrE gene encoding orotate phosphoribosyltransferase: MTDSTLSLDQVLDEFRAAGALLQGHFVLSSGRHSDTYLEKNKVFMDPARTEKLASALAAKVRAQVDGTIDVVVAPAVGGIIPGYEMARQLGLRSMFTEREDGKFVFRRNFVLKPGERVLMVEDIVTTGLSSRECLAAIREAGGNPVAAACFVDRSGGKADLGVPLVPLAQLDVPSYAPDELPEALAAIPAVKPGSRNLKA, encoded by the coding sequence ATGACAGATTCAACTCTCAGCCTAGATCAGGTCCTTGATGAATTTCGGGCCGCCGGTGCCCTGCTTCAGGGGCATTTCGTTCTTTCGTCAGGTCGTCACTCAGATACCTATCTTGAGAAGAACAAGGTCTTCATGGACCCGGCCCGAACCGAAAAACTTGCATCCGCGCTGGCGGCAAAAGTGCGGGCTCAAGTCGATGGCACAATTGATGTGGTCGTCGCGCCTGCGGTTGGCGGCATCATTCCCGGCTACGAGATGGCCCGACAGCTTGGCCTGCGCTCCATGTTTACAGAGCGCGAAGACGGCAAATTTGTCTTCCGGCGCAATTTTGTCCTCAAGCCCGGCGAGCGGGTCTTGATGGTGGAAGATATTGTGACCACCGGCCTGTCCTCGCGTGAGTGCCTTGCGGCTATCCGCGAAGCAGGGGGTAACCCTGTTGCTGCTGCATGCTTTGTGGATCGGTCAGGCGGCAAGGCGGACCTTGGCGTTCCACTTGTGCCGCTGGCTCAGCTTGATGTGCCTAGCTACGCACCGGACGAGCTGCCGGAGGCCCTGGCGGCCATTCCTGCTGTGAAACCTGGAAGCCGTAACCTCAAGGCCTAG
- a CDS encoding pyridoxine 5'-phosphate synthase: MSTKTLRLGVNIDHVATIRNARGGQHPDPVRAAEIAAKAGADGITAHLREDRRHISDGDIDRLMDNLELPLNLEMAATEEMLEIALKHKPHACCLVPERREELTTEGGLDAAAQHNQLAPYVSELVHAKIRVSLFVNPDRVQLAVAKAMGAQVVELHTGSYCDALNDGDQEKAAGELARLQQAAREGNDMGLEMHAGHGITFDGVGAIAAIPELVELNIGHFLIGEAIFGGLDSTIRRMRAMMDQARASSTTAIA; this comes from the coding sequence ATGAGCACCAAAACACTTCGCCTTGGCGTCAATATCGATCATGTGGCCACCATCCGTAATGCGCGGGGTGGGCAGCATCCCGACCCTGTACGCGCTGCCGAGATTGCGGCCAAAGCGGGAGCCGACGGGATAACAGCCCATCTGCGCGAGGATCGGCGGCATATTTCCGACGGTGATATTGACCGACTGATGGATAATCTTGAGCTGCCGCTCAATCTTGAAATGGCCGCGACGGAAGAGATGCTTGAAATTGCGCTCAAGCATAAGCCCCATGCCTGTTGCCTTGTTCCCGAGCGCCGGGAGGAGCTGACGACAGAAGGCGGACTTGATGCCGCTGCCCAGCACAATCAGCTGGCGCCCTATGTGAGCGAGCTTGTTCACGCCAAGATCCGGGTTTCCCTGTTCGTCAATCCGGATCGGGTGCAGCTTGCGGTTGCCAAGGCCATGGGCGCCCAGGTGGTTGAACTTCACACAGGCTCATATTGCGATGCCTTGAATGATGGTGACCAGGAGAAGGCAGCAGGGGAACTTGCGCGGCTTCAGCAGGCTGCCCGTGAAGGCAACGATATGGGTCTGGAAATGCATGCAGGCCATGGCATCACATTTGATGGTGTCGGCGCGATTGCAGCGATACCTGAGCTGGTTGAACTCAACATTGGTCACTTCCTGATCGGCGAGGCGATTTTTGGCGGGCTTGATTCAACCATCCGGCGCATGCGGGCCATGATGGATCAGGCACGTGCGTCCTCGACGACGGCAATTGCGTGA
- the acpS gene encoding holo-ACP synthase: MILGIGNDLIDIRRIEKTLERFGDRFIQRIFTDIEQAKSERRLQRAASYAKRFAAKEACSKALGTGLRQGTFWRDMGVANLRSGKPTMVLTGGALGHLERMTPDGMVAQIDLTITDDMPLAQAIVIISAVPVKS; the protein is encoded by the coding sequence ATGATCCTTGGTATCGGAAATGACCTGATCGACATCCGCCGCATCGAAAAGACGCTTGAGCGGTTTGGTGATCGTTTTATCCAGCGGATTTTTACTGACATTGAGCAGGCCAAATCTGAGCGCCGCCTGCAACGGGCTGCGTCCTATGCAAAACGGTTTGCGGCCAAGGAGGCCTGTTCAAAGGCGCTTGGCACTGGTCTGCGACAGGGAACATTCTGGCGAGACATGGGTGTTGCCAATCTGCGCAGTGGCAAGCCGACCATGGTGTTGACTGGCGGTGCCCTGGGCCATCTTGAACGCATGACCCCCGATGGCATGGTGGCGCAGATTGATCTGACGATCACCGATGACATGCCTCTGGCTCAGGCCATTGTGATCATCTCTGCGGTCCCGGTAAAGAGCTGA
- a CDS encoding rhodanese-related sulfurtransferase, giving the protein MSTGMTETNSPYKVAALYHFAVVDDPAGLRPDITDVCKSNGLMGTILLAPEGINGTVAGTPDGIDKTIAYLKSLPQFTGLEVKYSAATEMPFLRMKVRLKKEIVTMGVDGIDAARAKGEYVDPLAWNEMIGDPDTIVIDTRNAYEVAIGTFEGAINPDTETFRDFPTWFDDFAKNLRKDTGEQPKIAMFCTGGIRCEKATAYVKAQGFDDVHHLKGGILKYLENVPEEDSSWNGDCFLFDQRVAVGHGLKESDYGQCYACRMPLNPEERASDKYVHGESCPHCFDTKTAEQRERYRERQRQVNQAAQEGRKHLGSR; this is encoded by the coding sequence ATGAGTACCGGTATGACTGAAACCAACTCACCCTACAAAGTCGCAGCGCTGTATCATTTTGCGGTTGTTGATGATCCCGCTGGCCTGCGGCCAGACATTACGGACGTCTGCAAATCAAACGGACTCATGGGGACCATTCTTCTGGCCCCTGAAGGCATCAACGGAACTGTTGCCGGCACGCCTGACGGGATAGACAAGACGATTGCCTATCTGAAATCACTGCCACAGTTCACGGGCCTTGAGGTCAAGTACTCTGCTGCTACGGAAATGCCGTTCCTGCGTATGAAGGTTCGTCTCAAGAAAGAGATCGTGACCATGGGGGTGGACGGCATCGATGCTGCGCGCGCCAAGGGCGAGTATGTGGACCCGCTCGCATGGAATGAGATGATCGGTGACCCGGATACGATCGTTATCGATACGCGCAATGCGTATGAGGTTGCGATCGGCACTTTTGAGGGCGCGATTAATCCGGATACGGAGACATTCCGTGACTTCCCAACCTGGTTTGATGATTTTGCCAAGAACCTTCGCAAGGACACAGGCGAGCAGCCAAAGATTGCGATGTTCTGCACCGGCGGCATCCGCTGCGAGAAAGCAACGGCCTATGTGAAGGCACAGGGCTTTGATGATGTGCATCACCTCAAGGGCGGCATCCTCAAATATCTTGAAAATGTGCCTGAAGAAGACAGCAGCTGGAACGGGGACTGCTTTTTGTTCGATCAACGCGTGGCAGTCGGCCATGGGTTGAAAGAAAGCGATTATGGGCAGTGCTACGCGTGCCGCATGCCTCTCAATCCTGAGGAGCGAGCTTCGGACAAATATGTCCACGGGGAATCCTGCCCACATTGCTTTGATACAAAAACCGCCGAGCAGCGGGAGCGTTATCGGGAGCGTCAGCGTCAGGTGAATCAGGCCGCACAGGAAGGCCGCAAGCATCTGGGGTCGCGATGA
- a CDS encoding glutathione S-transferase — protein MSADPILFSFRRCPYAMRARMALLVSETPVRLREVVLRDKPEEMIEVSPKATVPVLLPEEGRVIDESLAIMLWALERNDPHDWLDNQQASLDLIQEADSGFKDKLDRYKYPTRYEGVDPIEQRDSGVMFLKKLDEMIAPEGQLLGAEPRLADHAIFPFVRQFANTDREWFDALPLPALQKWLEGHLASDLFATTMTKYPQWKSGDPEPLFAS, from the coding sequence ATGAGCGCAGACCCGATCCTCTTTAGTTTTCGGCGTTGCCCCTATGCGATGCGGGCACGTATGGCCCTGCTTGTCAGCGAGACCCCTGTGCGGCTGCGTGAGGTGGTGCTGCGCGACAAACCTGAAGAGATGATCGAAGTCTCACCAAAAGCGACGGTGCCGGTGTTACTGCCGGAGGAAGGCCGCGTCATCGATGAGAGCCTCGCCATCATGCTGTGGGCGCTGGAGCGGAACGACCCTCATGATTGGCTGGACAATCAGCAAGCCAGCCTGGACCTGATCCAGGAAGCAGATAGCGGGTTCAAGGACAAACTTGATCGCTACAAATACCCGACGCGCTACGAGGGTGTGGATCCGATCGAACAGCGCGATTCCGGTGTCATGTTCCTCAAGAAACTGGATGAGATGATTGCCCCTGAAGGGCAATTGCTTGGCGCCGAACCGCGCCTCGCTGACCATGCCATCTTCCCGTTTGTCCGGCAGTTCGCCAATACGGATCGGGAGTGGTTTGACGCGTTGCCACTGCCCGCATTGCAGAAGTGGCTGGAAGGGCATCTGGCATCTGATCTGTTTGCCACCACCATGACCAAGTATCCGCAGTGGAAGAGTGGTGATCCGGAGCCTCTCTTCGCCAGTTAA
- the lepB gene encoding signal peptidase I, with protein MSMTDKTNSVQSSGVMETMRTVGYALLIALIIRALLFQPFSIPSGSMLSTLLIGDYLFVSKYAYGYSKHSLPFSPPLFSGRILGGEPERGDVAVFKLPTDGRTDYIKRVIGLPGDRIQMRDGQLFINDEGVPRERVEDFVEEDRFGNIRRVARYRETLSNGRSYLTLDQVRGSSGDNTGVFTVPAGHFFMMGDNRDNSQDSRVPGAVGYVPFENLVGRAEFIFYSTDGSARFWEFWQWPSVTRWGRIGQGVN; from the coding sequence GTGAGCATGACGGATAAGACGAATTCGGTGCAGTCCAGCGGTGTGATGGAAACCATGCGCACAGTTGGCTATGCGCTGCTGATTGCGCTGATCATCCGGGCATTGCTGTTTCAGCCGTTTTCAATTCCCTCCGGCTCCATGCTCTCGACGTTGCTGATCGGGGATTACCTGTTCGTCTCCAAATATGCCTATGGCTATTCGAAGCATTCATTGCCTTTCAGCCCGCCATTGTTCTCTGGTCGTATTCTGGGCGGTGAGCCTGAGCGGGGAGATGTTGCGGTTTTCAAACTGCCGACCGACGGACGCACGGATTACATCAAGCGCGTGATCGGCCTGCCGGGCGATCGTATCCAGATGCGTGACGGCCAGCTATTCATCAATGATGAAGGTGTGCCGCGTGAGCGGGTCGAAGACTTTGTGGAAGAAGACCGGTTCGGCAATATCCGCCGGGTGGCGCGCTACCGCGAGACGCTGTCGAACGGCCGCAGCTACCTGACGCTGGATCAGGTGCGCGGCAGTTCCGGCGACAATACGGGCGTCTTCACGGTACCGGCCGGGCATTTCTTCATGATGGGTGACAACCGGGATAACAGTCAGGACAGCCGGGTGCCAGGCGCTGTGGGCTATGTACCATTCGAAAACCTGGTGGGTCGTGCCGAGTTCATTTTCTATTCGACGGATGGCTCTGCGCGGTTCTGGGAATTCTGGCAGTGGCCTAGCGTGACACGCTGGGGCCGCATCGGGCAGGGCGTCAATTGA
- the rnc gene encoding ribonuclease III — translation MGKSADQKTADDPAALARQLQHSFKNPDLLERALTHASATPASGPDNERMEFLGDRVLGLVIADALLTRFPSAPEGEMAPRLNKLVRRETCADVARDLELGRYLHLAPAEVAQGGRDKTAILANAMEAVIAALYMDGGLEPSRAFILNAWDKAFDAVAQIPRDAKTLLQERLHAMGQSHPKYTVVGQAGSDHAPVFDVEVHAGDAGVARGKGSSKRNAEQAAAAELLSQLEENE, via the coding sequence ATGGGTAAGAGTGCTGATCAAAAGACAGCCGATGACCCAGCCGCGTTGGCAAGACAACTTCAGCACAGCTTCAAAAACCCTGACCTGCTAGAGCGTGCACTGACGCATGCCAGTGCGACGCCGGCGTCAGGACCTGACAATGAACGCATGGAGTTTCTCGGCGACCGTGTGCTTGGGCTGGTGATTGCGGACGCCCTACTAACCCGATTTCCCTCAGCGCCTGAAGGTGAGATGGCGCCACGTCTCAACAAGCTTGTGCGTCGCGAAACATGCGCGGATGTCGCCCGTGACCTTGAGCTTGGCCGCTATCTTCATCTGGCACCAGCTGAAGTTGCCCAGGGCGGACGGGACAAGACAGCCATACTTGCCAATGCCATGGAGGCTGTGATTGCGGCGCTCTACATGGATGGCGGGCTGGAGCCATCTCGTGCATTTATTCTCAATGCGTGGGACAAGGCATTTGATGCGGTTGCGCAGATACCGCGTGATGCCAAAACCCTTTTGCAGGAACGCCTGCATGCCATGGGTCAATCGCACCCGAAATACACGGTGGTGGGTCAGGCGGGCTCTGACCATGCGCCTGTGTTTGATGTGGAAGTTCATGCCGGTGACGCAGGTGTTGCGCGCGGCAAAGGCTCCTCGAAACGCAATGCCGAGCAAGCTGCTGCAGCGGAATTGCTGAGCCAACTGGAAGAAAATGAATGA
- the era gene encoding GTPase Era has translation MSEETGTSKAGFVALIGAPNAGKSTLLNQLIGQKLAIVTHKAQTTRTRIRGITMEGKSQIVFVDTPGIFTPKRRLDKAMVAAAWGGADDADVTALIVDAKRTRPDHEGFIAILESLAGAKHPCLLVLNKVDEAPRERLMELAAVANEKATFADTFMISALNGSGVADLRARLGAMMPEGPYLYPEDQVADLSQRVLASEITREKLFLRMHDELPYATTVETEGWTVKKDGSIKIDQVVYVERPGQKGIVLGKGGAAIKEIGKQARQDIEEALDIKAHLFLFVKVREKWGDDPERYRMMGLDFPGK, from the coding sequence ATGAGTGAAGAGACTGGCACCAGCAAAGCGGGCTTTGTCGCGCTGATAGGAGCCCCAAACGCGGGCAAGTCGACACTGCTCAACCAGCTGATCGGTCAGAAGCTGGCGATCGTCACCCACAAGGCGCAGACGACGCGTACGCGTATCCGTGGCATCACCATGGAAGGCAAGAGCCAGATCGTGTTTGTGGACACCCCGGGCATCTTCACGCCGAAGCGCCGCCTCGACAAAGCCATGGTGGCTGCGGCCTGGGGTGGGGCGGATGATGCTGATGTCACGGCGCTGATCGTGGACGCCAAACGGACGCGACCGGACCATGAAGGCTTCATAGCCATTCTGGAAAGTCTGGCCGGCGCAAAGCATCCCTGTCTGCTGGTCCTCAACAAAGTGGATGAGGCGCCAAGGGAACGGCTGATGGAGCTGGCTGCTGTGGCCAACGAGAAGGCGACGTTTGCCGACACCTTCATGATTTCCGCCCTGAACGGCAGCGGGGTTGCTGATCTTCGGGCCCGTCTTGGTGCCATGATGCCTGAGGGGCCTTATCTCTATCCCGAAGATCAGGTTGCTGATCTGTCGCAGCGGGTTCTGGCGTCAGAAATCACGCGTGAGAAGCTGTTTCTGCGGATGCATGACGAACTGCCATACGCGACCACAGTTGAGACCGAAGGCTGGACCGTCAAGAAGGACGGGTCGATCAAGATTGATCAGGTGGTTTATGTGGAGCGTCCGGGCCAGAAGGGCATTGTGCTGGGCAAGGGCGGGGCCGCGATCAAGGAAATTGGGAAACAGGCCCGTCAGGACATTGAAGAGGCGCTGGATATCAAGGCGCATCTCTTCCTGTTTGTGAAAGTGCGTGAGAAGTGGGGTGATGATCCGGAGAGATACCGGATGATGGGGCTGGATTTCCCTGGCAAGTAG